The region tgttgggggagaggatgtaATCTCCTACTGTCAACATGCACGGCACGATGACCATCGACCGGCCGTGGAGCAGGGACGGCAAAGAAGAGCGGAATTCACGAACATCGACCACCACTCGGGGCGGCTcagcggtggcggtggagagcTTCCCGCCGCCGGCGATGCGGGTGTTGATTGTGCGGAGGAAGGCTTCTTGGGGGTCTTCGGTGGAGGAGTCGACTGTCATTACCAGGGACATGGAGGCGCGCTCTTTGATGAGTTTGGTGAAGTTGTCTTTCTCTCGGCGGACGGTGGAGAGGTAGCGTTGTTCTTCGACCGAGCCGCCGTAGTAGAGGAAGTAGACCCTGACGTTTCGATCGTTATGGCTGGAGCGGTAGACTTCCACTCGGCGGATGAAGGAGGCGTCGGGTTCGTACATGATGATGTACTTGGGTTTGACTTCTTCCAGCACGTGCTCGTCCTGATCGCCGTCGTAGGCGTGGATGACGACGAGATCTTGCATGTCATAGAGCTGATAGTAGTCGTCCATGTCTTCCAACGGGTCAGCCATGACGAGGTCATCTTTCTGGTTGGCTTCCGCTTCGGTAATGTCAATCTGCCCCATCAGCTCGGCGACCTCATTAGGCTTCTCAAAGTACTGCGGGATGCTGCCATTCTCTAGACGGCTCGAGCCAGAGCCTACCGCTCCACCACCGCGGACCCGACGTCTCTTGTTGGATGGTGCCCGGCTTTTGGACTGCGCAAGACGGGGGTCAACGGCACCACTAAGCGCCTTTTGATTCTCCGCGAACAGCGTGGCGCTGACCTGGGCAAACTCCCTCTTCCACTTGAGATAGTTGCGCAGCTTCTTGCGCATCATGTAGGCGGCTGAAGGCTTGTCCTCTTCTGGATCGTAGACCTCCTCAATGCGCTTCGCAGTCCTCGGCTTGACGTGCATGGTCTGAAGATAGTCGCGGAGCTGGCGGCATGTGTTCGTGTCCGAGCACATGATTAGAATGGTGCCGTTGGAATCGTCACGGGCCTGCTGCTCAAAGAAAAGGTCACGGTCTATCTCTTCTAGCACATCGGCCAATACTGACCACTTTGGCTGTTCTTCGAGTACAGGTTGCAGAGAATCAATGCTGGAGTCTGCCTTCGCTTTCTGGGTGCTGGCATAAACCCTCTTCTTGGCAGTGTCAAAGATGGTCTGGGCTGCATCGAGAAAGAGCCACGGAGACTGGGTCTGTCTTGTCGATCCAGGGGGTGGCGAGTGAGCAGCATGAATGGTATCGAGCTGCTGAAGAAAAGAGACCGCATCGAGGGCCAAGACTGAGTGCAGCATACCCCTGAGTACAGTCAAATCGCCCACAATCTGCTTTGTTTTCCAGCTGACCCGGTGCCAATTAGGATCGAGCTGTCTGCGGACAAGAACGTCAAAGTTCTTGAGAAGAGCGCTGTCGAGGTTCCAGTCTTCCATCTCAAGCCCCGTGTTGCCCTTCTTCAGCTCATGAATACTGACTTCGACACATTCCATGATGGCCACCTGAATCTCACGCATTGCGTTGGTCATTGGCACCTCCAACTCAATGACCTCggctttcttcttcccctcgaGTGCCTGCGCGACGTGGACATGAAAACGT is a window of Podospora pseudopauciseta strain CBS 411.78 chromosome 1, whole genome shotgun sequence DNA encoding:
- the rad16 gene encoding DNA repair protein RAD16 (BUSCO:EOG09260AZK; COG:L; EggNog:ENOG503NWVW) yields the protein MSSASTPQPVQPVKLSLPLVYQQKLFEELRKEDELVVLARGLGLMRLITNLLHSYDAAGNNLIVIVNAEDRENAWIGEALAEHAAISMSPKARGLAVVNTDYTSVGAREKMYAGGGIFSVTSRILVVDMLTGLLNPETITGMLVLHADKAVATSLEAFIIRIYRQKNKVGFLKAFSDNPDPFTTGFSPLATMMRNLFLRKASLWPRFHVHVAQALEGKKKAEVIELEVPMTNAMREIQVAIMECVEVSIHELKKGNTGLEMEDWNLDSALLKNFDVLVRRQLDPNWHRVSWKTKQIVGDLTVLRGMLHSVLALDAVSFLQQLDTIHAAHSPPPGSTRQTQSPWLFLDAAQTIFDTAKKRVYASTQKAKADSSIDSLQPVLEEQPKWSVLADVLEEIDRDLFFEQQARDDSNGTILIMCSDTNTCRQLRDYLQTMHVKPRTAKRIEEVYDPEEDKPSAAYMMRKKLRNYLKWKREFAQVSATLFAENQKALSGAVDPRLAQSKSRAPSNKRRRVRGGGAVGSGSSRLENGSIPQYFEKPNEVAELMGQIDITEAEANQKDDLVMADPLEDMDDYYQLYDMQDLVVIHAYDGDQDEHVLEEVKPKYIIMYEPDASFIRRVEVYRSSHNDRNVRVYFLYYGGSVEEQRYLSTVRREKDNFTKLIKERASMSLVMTVDSSTEDPQEAFLRTINTRIAGGGKLSTATAEPPRVVVDVREFRSSLPSLLHGRSMVIVPCMLTVGDYILSPNICIERKSVSDLISSFSNGRLYSQCETMFQHYQNPMLLIEFDQNKSFTLEPFADLSGSISSLHSANAGEKDLQSKIVLLTLAFPKLRIIWSSSPYETAEIFERLKSQEKEPDPIAAVRAGLNDGDDVEGSQQGQGAAFNPEPGEMLAAVPGVTPKNIGNITAKMENIKEVANATVEELSALVGKEAGRQIERFFGRDLLEDS